The following are encoded in a window of Streptococcus pasteurianus genomic DNA:
- a CDS encoding PTS sugar transporter subunit IIB → MAKTLNILFVCGAGLGSSFAAQMAAEDVLNRHHINAKLDHVDISTAASVSPDIIITAQNFEKQFAQFEIDEEKTSVIFLKNIVSSKEIEEKLLPVLKERNFI, encoded by the coding sequence ATGGCTAAAACATTGAATATTTTATTTGTTTGTGGAGCTGGCTTAGGTTCAAGTTTTGCTGCTCAAATGGCAGCAGAGGATGTCTTAAATAGACACCATATTAATGCTAAGTTGGATCATGTGGATATCTCAACAGCCGCTTCTGTGAGCCCAGATATTATTATTACAGCTCAAAATTTTGAAAAACAATTTGCACAATTTGAAATTGATGAAGAAAAGACATCAGTTATTTTCTTAAAAAATATTGTTTCTAGTAAAGAGATTGAAGAAAAATTATTACCTGTTTTAAAAGAGCGTAATTTTATTTAA
- a CDS encoding PTS sugar transporter subunit IIA, with protein MNLKQALIDNDSIRLGVTASDWKEAVKLAVEPLVESGAVKAEYYDAIIASTAQYGPYYILMPGMAMPHARPEAGVQRDAFSLITLTHPVKFQDGKEVSVLLALAATSSKIHTSVAIPQIIALFELENSVERLQSCQTKEEVLAMIDESKDSPYLEGLDLES; from the coding sequence ATGAATTTGAAACAAGCTTTGATTGATAATGATTCTATTCGGCTAGGGGTGACAGCATCAGATTGGAAAGAGGCGGTTAAGTTAGCGGTTGAACCTCTGGTTGAAAGTGGTGCAGTTAAGGCAGAATATTATGATGCTATTATCGCATCCACGGCTCAGTATGGTCCGTATTATATTTTGATGCCAGGTATGGCGATGCCTCATGCGCGTCCAGAAGCTGGTGTACAACGTGATGCCTTTTCGTTAATCACATTGACTCATCCTGTTAAATTTCAAGACGGTAAAGAAGTTTCTGTACTCCTTGCCTTGGCAGCTACGAGTTCAAAAATCCATACTTCGGTAGCTATTCCGCAGATTATTGCGCTTTTTGAGTTAGAAAATTCAGTAGAACGTCTACAATCTTGTCAGACCAAAGAAGAAGTGTTGGCTATGATTGATGAATCAAAGGACAGTCCGTATTTGGAAGGCTTGGATTTAGAGAGTTAA
- a CDS encoding BglG family transcription antiterminator, with the protein MKERTYAILNRLINSEIPLSVKYLSSEFEVSERTIRNEIGTINELLIEYQLPLVESIRSRGMHLTLTNSQIRKIRELEKSKSEFKYLTREERVLDLILGIAFGKEPIFLNRKEEMYQVSKSSIAEDIRQVRRNLEYYHVKVVSIPKQGLQFQAKEQFIRAMLFSIISTILLSDDQGKKGIVFKYLNKGQFSYLDEIYSKFISNLEVSHYRTNFNLLVYIWIARIQQGKYISESEEDEGLVQQNNKVYRYINAVLNKVGVKINLEEESYIYFLLNTLNREDDYRPINWLDLQLLIMQFIQYVETETGIPFSKKEAQLQEALYNHMISMVERIKNGLQLVNPLRDKIKQTYGVVYKVVESYLKTNESEFGGSITEDEIAFLTIHFSTALSEINQNNKYWYRAIVICNHGIATGRLLAENLKEYFNIEVLAVLSSREINLVKKFDVDLVFSTVKMSYNSKPIMILDTIFNDETKILVKHFLESNSQYRRLITTRNDYTEMFQKLLKMVEQTFGEISNNFYGDLEKLFHKNQLEINKREVQPMIQDILSDDNILLETEEFTWQEAIKKVAEPLLSKEIITGDYIQAMIESVEEYGPYIVIGPHLALAHARPEDGSLKLGLSLSIFEKPVVFGHEFNDPVKVMFCLSAIDSYSHLNVMKRLVNLIREEDNLIKLTEAKSIKTVKEILFNEAIEEEK; encoded by the coding sequence ATGAAGGAAAGAACCTATGCTATATTAAACAGACTGATAAATTCTGAAATACCATTATCTGTAAAGTATCTTTCTAGTGAATTTGAGGTAAGTGAAAGGACTATACGTAATGAAATAGGGACTATCAATGAATTGTTAATAGAGTATCAGTTACCTCTAGTAGAATCCATTCGCTCCAGAGGAATGCACTTAACTTTAACAAATTCTCAAATTCGCAAAATTAGGGAATTAGAAAAGAGTAAGTCTGAATTTAAGTATTTAACTCGTGAAGAGCGAGTATTAGATTTAATTTTAGGTATCGCCTTTGGAAAAGAGCCTATCTTTCTAAATAGGAAGGAGGAGATGTATCAAGTTTCGAAGTCTTCGATTGCTGAAGATATTCGTCAAGTAAGAAGAAATTTAGAATATTATCATGTGAAAGTTGTAAGTATTCCCAAGCAAGGATTGCAGTTCCAGGCAAAGGAACAATTTATAAGAGCCATGCTCTTTTCAATAATAAGTACTATTTTATTGAGCGACGATCAGGGAAAAAAGGGAATTGTCTTTAAATATCTTAATAAAGGACAGTTTAGTTACTTAGATGAAATATATAGTAAATTTATTTCAAATTTAGAAGTTAGTCACTATAGAACTAATTTTAACTTACTGGTCTATATTTGGATAGCACGCATACAACAAGGTAAATATATTTCAGAATCAGAAGAAGATGAAGGACTTGTACAACAAAATAATAAAGTTTATCGTTACATCAATGCAGTACTTAATAAAGTAGGAGTTAAAATTAATTTAGAAGAAGAAAGCTATATTTATTTCTTACTAAATACTTTAAACAGAGAAGATGACTATCGACCAATAAATTGGTTAGATTTACAATTACTAATTATGCAATTTATACAGTATGTCGAGACAGAAACAGGAATACCATTTAGTAAAAAAGAAGCTCAGCTTCAAGAAGCCTTGTATAATCATATGATTAGTATGGTAGAACGTATTAAGAATGGACTTCAATTGGTTAATCCTCTGAGGGATAAGATAAAGCAAACATATGGCGTTGTTTATAAAGTTGTTGAATCGTATTTAAAAACTAATGAAAGTGAATTTGGTGGTTCAATTACTGAAGATGAGATAGCATTTTTGACAATTCATTTTTCTACTGCCTTAAGTGAGATAAATCAAAATAATAAATACTGGTATAGAGCAATAGTTATTTGTAACCATGGTATTGCTACTGGTCGTCTTCTAGCTGAGAATTTAAAAGAATACTTTAATATTGAGGTTTTAGCGGTACTTAGTAGCAGAGAAATTAACTTGGTTAAGAAATTTGATGTTGATTTAGTCTTCTCGACAGTAAAAATGAGCTATAATTCTAAGCCAATAATGATTTTGGATACTATCTTTAATGATGAAACTAAAATATTAGTTAAGCACTTTTTAGAAAGTAATAGTCAATATAGAAGGTTGATTACTACCAGAAATGATTATACTGAGATGTTTCAAAAGTTACTTAAAATGGTTGAACAGACTTTTGGTGAGATAAGCAATAACTTCTATGGAGATTTGGAGAAACTATTTCATAAAAATCAATTAGAAATAAATAAGAGGGAGGTACAACCTATGATTCAAGATATATTATCTGATGATAATATTTTATTGGAAACAGAAGAATTTACTTGGCAAGAAGCAATAAAAAAAGTTGCTGAGCCATTACTTAGTAAAGAAATTATTACAGGTGATTATATTCAAGCTATGATTGAAAGTGTTGAAGAGTATGGTCCTTATATTGTTATTGGTCCCCACTTAGCTTTAGCTCATGCAAGACCAGAGGATGGCTCATTGAAGTTAGGTTTGAGTTTATCTATTTTTGAAAAACCTGTTGTATTTGGTCATGAGTTTAATGACCCTGTAAAAGTTATGTTTTGTTTATCAGCCATTGATTCTTACTCACATTTGAATGTAATGAAGAGGCTAGTAAATCTTATTAGAGAAGAAGACAATCTTATTAAATTAACCGAAGCAAAAAGTATTAAAACTGTAAAAGAAATTTTATTTAACGAAGCTATAGAGGAGGAAAAATAG
- a CDS encoding PTS sugar transporter subunit IIC: MGVINFIIDNILTQASITIALIACLGLILQKKSVGQVISGTMKTLLGFQVLSAGSSVIQTSLTYFGEIFQKAFHTQGIVPSIEAINGQAMNNLGLGSDIALTFLTIFICNILIARFTKWKYIFLTGQALLWMATMTTVFGYFAGLRGLVLIIIGGIVGGIFSVAMPAIAQPIIRQVTGNNDIALGHFCTIGYLFEAGIAKIFGERSENRKSIEDIEMPKAFEFLQDTYLSVMVVMIPLYLITAAFAGSGAVDTGDTNFMMYAFLQAIQFVVGIYILLAGVRLLLGEIVPAFRGIAMKLVPDAIPALDCPVFFPYSPNAVILGFITTTIGTVVAMFVLPMFGLAMILPGMLTNFFAGGTAGIFGNAVGGRRGAIIGGIAHGFFITLLPALLVTAFNTLGFTNATATDVDTVTAALLYYWILSPIFKLF, encoded by the coding sequence ATGGGAGTTATAAATTTTATAATTGATAACATCTTAACGCAGGCTTCAATAACAATTGCGTTGATTGCTTGTCTGGGTCTTATCTTGCAAAAAAAATCAGTAGGTCAAGTAATTTCAGGAACGATGAAAACTTTACTAGGTTTTCAAGTGTTGAGTGCCGGTTCAAGTGTTATACAAACTAGCTTGACATACTTTGGTGAAATTTTCCAAAAAGCTTTCCATACACAGGGGATTGTTCCCTCTATTGAAGCTATTAATGGTCAAGCGATGAATAATCTGGGGCTTGGCAGTGATATAGCGCTAACGTTCTTGACTATTTTCATTTGTAATATTTTGATTGCTCGTTTTACCAAGTGGAAGTATATATTTTTAACGGGTCAGGCTTTGCTTTGGATGGCAACTATGACTACGGTATTTGGTTACTTTGCAGGGTTGCGAGGCTTAGTTTTAATTATTATTGGCGGTATTGTAGGTGGTATCTTTAGTGTGGCAATGCCAGCAATTGCACAACCTATTATTCGTCAAGTAACAGGAAATAATGATATAGCACTTGGTCACTTTTGTACTATTGGATATTTATTTGAAGCGGGCATTGCTAAGATTTTTGGAGAGCGTAGCGAAAATAGGAAGTCTATTGAAGATATCGAGATGCCCAAAGCATTTGAGTTTCTTCAAGATACTTATTTATCAGTTATGGTAGTTATGATCCCTCTTTATCTTATTACTGCTGCATTTGCTGGTTCAGGAGCAGTTGATACAGGAGATACCAATTTCATGATGTATGCCTTTTTGCAAGCAATTCAATTTGTAGTAGGTATTTATATCCTTCTTGCAGGTGTTCGTCTTCTTCTTGGTGAAATTGTACCAGCATTTCGTGGTATTGCAATGAAATTAGTGCCTGATGCTATTCCAGCATTGGATTGTCCAGTGTTCTTCCCTTATTCACCAAATGCAGTTATTCTTGGTTTTATTACCACAACAATTGGTACTGTAGTTGCAATGTTTGTATTACCAATGTTTGGTTTAGCAATGATTCTCCCTGGTATGCTTACTAACTTCTTTGCTGGTGGTACTGCAGGTATATTTGGGAATGCAGTAGGTGGACGTCGGGGCGCAATCATTGGTGGTATTGCACATGGCTTCTTCATTACACTTTTGCCAGCTTTATTAGTAACAGCTTTTAATACCCTTGGTTTTACGAATGCCACTGCAACTGATGTTGACACAGTAACAGCAGCTCTATTGTACTATTGGATTTTGAGTCCTATCTTTAAACTATTCTAG
- a CDS encoding BglG family transcription antiterminator, with translation MLDKKSYDLLSCLLTLTEPETVTTISKVLNQSRRRIYYHLDKINDALPEEIEKIIPYPRIGILLNDEQRQACRTMMGELDGYSYVMSVEERLELSLLYIAVSKERVTIDKLMKLTDVSRNTILNDLNDIRQKLSDEEYDIRLRVSKARGYYLACHPLSKIQFLYRLLYRVYTKDNEKFIAIIRKRIINLSEVMPYFSDDINDYLYTELSTIEERLGKRLNSKDLNFMVKILPYLLLSYHSIDFTAEEKERARRDFSLAWERLEYQMAINIAKNLREKFNLSLDSIEIGLIAMLLLSFRKTLDLHLESTDYDDMRETLQLFLDTLQTKHHLSFRHPNDLLNQLLTHCKALLYRKTYGILSENPLTEDIKIKYSHLFNLTKSCIYILEEAWLIQMTDDDIAYFVIHLGGEIENHDVSDSQKNHVVLVCDEGVGIQKLLVSQCKKCLENCEIDAIFTLEQFYSVSDIITSNMVISTSDNVETTLPLLVVHPILTDEDIIKMLHFIRTKGRQKESHYDRQLDKLLKIYVPDDNERYGLKNQIEKIIRQEFIDISLN, from the coding sequence ATGCTAGATAAAAAAAGTTATGATCTTCTTTCTTGCTTACTGACTTTGACCGAGCCAGAGACAGTGACGACTATTTCTAAAGTATTAAATCAGTCACGTCGAAGAATTTACTATCATTTAGATAAAATCAATGATGCTTTGCCAGAGGAAATTGAGAAAATTATTCCTTACCCACGAATCGGAATCCTTCTCAATGATGAACAGCGCCAAGCGTGTCGTACCATGATGGGGGAACTAGACGGCTATTCCTATGTGATGAGTGTGGAAGAACGGTTAGAATTAAGTTTACTATACATTGCAGTTTCTAAGGAAAGAGTAACAATTGATAAACTGATGAAACTGACAGATGTCTCTCGTAATACTATTCTTAACGATTTGAACGATATTCGTCAGAAATTATCAGACGAAGAATATGACATTAGGCTTCGTGTATCAAAAGCACGTGGTTACTATTTAGCATGTCACCCCTTGTCTAAAATACAGTTTTTATATCGCCTGCTTTACAGAGTTTACACAAAGGATAATGAAAAGTTTATTGCGATTATTCGAAAACGTATTATCAATTTATCAGAGGTAATGCCCTATTTTTCTGATGACATCAATGATTATCTTTATACAGAATTGTCAACGATTGAAGAACGCTTGGGTAAAAGACTGAATTCCAAAGACTTGAATTTTATGGTGAAAATTTTGCCCTATCTCTTGTTGAGTTACCATAGTATTGATTTTACTGCTGAAGAAAAAGAACGAGCAAGACGTGATTTTAGCCTAGCTTGGGAACGTTTAGAGTACCAAATGGCTATTAATATCGCTAAAAATTTACGAGAAAAATTTAATCTATCTTTAGATAGCATCGAGATTGGTTTGATTGCCATGTTGTTACTTTCTTTCCGAAAGACATTGGATCTTCATTTAGAAAGTACGGACTATGATGATATGCGAGAGACATTGCAACTTTTTTTGGACACATTACAAACAAAGCATCACCTTTCTTTTCGACATCCTAATGACTTGTTAAACCAACTGTTGACGCATTGTAAGGCATTGCTTTATCGTAAAACCTATGGTATTTTATCAGAAAATCCCTTAACAGAAGATATTAAAATAAAATATAGTCACCTTTTTAATCTGACTAAATCTTGTATTTATATTTTGGAAGAAGCTTGGTTAATTCAAATGACAGACGATGACATTGCTTACTTTGTCATTCATTTAGGCGGCGAGATAGAAAATCATGATGTCAGCGATAGTCAAAAAAATCATGTTGTATTAGTTTGTGATGAAGGAGTGGGTATTCAGAAATTATTAGTCAGCCAATGTAAAAAATGTCTGGAAAATTGTGAAATAGATGCTATTTTCACATTGGAACAATTTTATAGTGTTAGTGATATCATTACATCAAACATGGTTATTTCAACAAGTGATAACGTTGAGACAACATTGCCATTGTTGGTTGTTCACCCCATTTTAACGGATGAAGATATTATCAAAATGCTACATTTCATAAGAACAAAAGGAAGGCAAAAAGAAAGTCACTATGACCGTCAATTGGATAAATTGTTAAAAATTTATGTTCCAGATGATAATGAGCGCTATGGTTTAAAAAATCAAATCGAAAAAATCATTCGACAAGAATTTATTGACATTAGCTTAAATTGA
- a CDS encoding PTS sugar transporter subunit IIB has translation MVKVLTACGNGMGSSMVIKMKVENALRQLGVSNIESASCSVGEAKGLAANYDIVVASNHLIHELDGRTSGKLIGLDNLMDDNEIKTKLEAALK, from the coding sequence ATGGTTAAAGTTCTTACAGCATGCGGTAATGGTATGGGTTCATCTATGGTTATCAAAATGAAAGTTGAAAATGCACTTCGTCAACTTGGTGTTAGTAATATCGAATCAGCTTCTTGTTCGGTTGGAGAAGCTAAAGGCTTGGCAGCTAATTACGACATTGTAGTCGCTTCAAATCACTTGATTCATGAATTAGATGGTCGTACTAGCGGTAAATTGATTGGTCTTGATAATTTGATGGACGATAATGAAATAAAAACAAAATTGGAAGCAGCTTTAAAATAA
- a CDS encoding 3-keto-L-gulonate-6-phosphate decarboxylase UlaD, producing MTKQLPNLQVALDHSDLKGAIAAAVSVGNEVDIIEAGTVCLLQVGSELVEVLRNLFPDKWIVADTKCADAGGTVAKNNAVRGADWMTCICCATIPTMKAARKAIEEVRGERGEIQVELYGDWTYEQAQQWLDAGISQVIYHQSRDALLAGETWGEKDLNKVKKLIDMGFRVSVTGGLSVDTLKLFSGVDVFTFIAGRGITEAADPAAAARDFKNEIKRIWG from the coding sequence ATGACAAAACAATTACCAAATTTACAAGTTGCTCTTGATCATTCTGATTTGAAAGGAGCTATTGCAGCTGCCGTTTCGGTTGGCAATGAAGTTGATATTATTGAGGCTGGGACAGTATGTCTTTTGCAAGTCGGCAGCGAGTTAGTCGAAGTGCTTCGTAATCTTTTTCCAGATAAATGGATTGTGGCGGATACTAAATGTGCAGATGCTGGTGGAACAGTCGCTAAAAATAATGCTGTACGCGGAGCAGACTGGATGACTTGTATTTGCTGTGCTACCATTCCAACCATGAAAGCTGCACGTAAGGCCATTGAAGAAGTGCGTGGTGAACGTGGTGAGATTCAAGTTGAACTTTATGGCGATTGGACTTATGAGCAAGCACAACAATGGCTTGATGCGGGGATTTCACAAGTTATTTATCACCAATCGCGTGATGCGCTCCTTGCTGGTGAAACTTGGGGTGAAAAGGATTTAAATAAAGTTAAAAAGCTTATTGATATGGGCTTTCGCGTATCTGTGACTGGCGGTCTTAGTGTTGACACACTCAAACTCTTTTCTGGTGTAGATGTTTTCACTTTTATTGCAGGTCGTGGTATTACAGAAGCAGCAGATCCAGCTGCGGCAGCGCGTGATTTTAAAAATGAAATCAAACGTATTTGGGGGTAG
- a CDS encoding tetratricopeptide repeat protein — protein sequence MFDFFKKKSPKKIEEKTFSFTEEEIRNFNSEIEQQLAIKEYHLEDAVYFENLGLLYDKVSETDEAIESLERSLEIEPSMGDGYKRLMSLYNLKRKEAAVAHDDELIEYYMGKMDEMRNIAKKLTLTAK from the coding sequence ATGTTTGATTTTTTTAAGAAGAAAAGTCCGAAAAAAATTGAGGAAAAAACTTTCAGTTTTACAGAAGAAGAAATTAGGAACTTCAACTCAGAAATAGAACAGCAACTAGCTATAAAAGAATATCATTTAGAAGATGCAGTTTACTTTGAAAATTTAGGATTGTTGTATGATAAAGTTTCTGAAACGGACGAAGCAATTGAGAGTTTAGAAAGAAGCCTTGAAATAGAACCTTCTATGGGAGATGGATATAAAAGGTTGATGTCTCTATATAATCTTAAAAGAAAGGAAGCTGCAGTAGCTCATGACGACGAACTCATTGAATATTATATGGGGAAAATGGATGAGATGCGTAATATTGCGAAAAAACTTACACTAACAGCAAAATAG
- a CDS encoding L-ribulose-5-phosphate 4-epimerase produces the protein MLVPELRQRVYKANMDLPVHGLVKFTWGNVSAIDREKGLIVIKPSGVPYEELSPENMVVSDLEGNVVEGDLNPSSDLPTHVELYKAFAEVGGIVHTHSTEGVAWAQAGRDIPCYGTTHADTFYGAIPCARALTPEEINGAYEKETGKVIIEEFQKRSLDPMAVAGVTVRNHGPFSWGKDEQAAVYNAVVLEETARMARYTEGINPDVKEVPQALKDKHYLRKHGKNAYYGQKSLTH, from the coding sequence ATGTTAGTTCCTGAATTACGTCAACGTGTTTATAAAGCTAATATGGATTTACCAGTGCATGGTTTGGTCAAATTTACATGGGGAAATGTGTCAGCTATTGACCGTGAAAAAGGATTGATTGTTATCAAACCTTCAGGGGTACCTTATGAAGAATTATCTCCAGAAAATATGGTGGTGTCAGATTTAGAGGGAAATGTGGTTGAGGGTGACTTGAATCCGTCATCTGATTTACCAACGCATGTAGAGCTGTACAAAGCATTTGCAGAAGTTGGTGGGATTGTTCATACCCATTCAACAGAAGGAGTCGCTTGGGCGCAAGCAGGGCGAGATATTCCTTGTTATGGGACCACACATGCAGATACATTTTATGGTGCTATTCCGTGTGCGCGTGCACTTACTCCAGAAGAAATCAATGGTGCTTATGAAAAAGAAACTGGGAAAGTGATTATTGAAGAGTTTCAAAAACGCTCCCTTGACCCAATGGCTGTTGCGGGGGTTACTGTTCGTAATCATGGACCATTTTCTTGGGGAAAAGACGAACAAGCAGCTGTTTATAACGCTGTCGTTCTTGAAGAGACAGCTCGTATGGCACGTTACACAGAAGGCATCAATCCAGATGTCAAAGAAGTGCCACAAGCGCTCAAAGATAAACATTATCTCCGTAAACATGGAAAAAATGCCTATTACGGACAAAAAAGTCTGACACATTAA
- a CDS encoding L-ribulose-5-phosphate 3-epimerase: MTRPIGIYEKATPKNFTWRERLAFAKELGFDFVEMSVDESDSRLARLDWTKKERLDVVQAIYETGIRIPSICFSGHRRYPLGSNDPKTEATSLEMMKKCIELAQDLGVRTIQLAGYDVYYEEKSPETRARFIKNLRKACDWAEEAQVILAIEIMDDPFLNSIEKYLAVEKEIDSPYLFVYPDTGNVSAWHNDLWSEFYNGHKSIAALHLKDTYAVTENSKGQFRDVPFGDGCVDWEAMFAILKKTNYNGPFLIEMWSENCATVEETKQAIQVAKDFLLPKIEKAGLR, from the coding sequence ATGACGCGTCCAATTGGTATTTATGAAAAGGCGACTCCTAAGAATTTTACATGGAGAGAACGTCTAGCGTTTGCAAAAGAACTCGGCTTTGATTTTGTTGAAATGTCGGTAGATGAATCGGATAGCCGTTTGGCACGTCTGGATTGGACAAAAAAAGAGCGTTTGGATGTTGTTCAAGCTATTTACGAAACAGGTATTCGGATTCCAAGTATTTGCTTTTCGGGGCATCGTCGTTATCCTCTTGGGTCTAATGACCCTAAAACTGAAGCAACATCGCTTGAAATGATGAAAAAATGTATTGAATTAGCGCAAGACCTTGGTGTTCGTACCATTCAATTGGCGGGGTATGATGTTTATTACGAAGAAAAGTCCCCAGAAACACGCGCTCGTTTTATCAAAAATCTCAGGAAAGCTTGTGATTGGGCTGAAGAAGCTCAAGTTATTCTAGCGATTGAAATTATGGATGACCCTTTTCTCAATTCTATTGAAAAATACTTGGCTGTGGAAAAGGAAATTGATTCGCCTTATCTCTTTGTTTATCCAGATACTGGCAATGTATCAGCTTGGCATAATGACCTTTGGAGTGAATTCTACAACGGTCATAAGTCCATTGCTGCCTTGCATTTAAAAGATACTTATGCTGTCACTGAAAACTCCAAAGGGCAGTTTCGTGATGTCCCATTTGGGGACGGCTGTGTTGATTGGGAGGCTATGTTTGCTATTCTCAAGAAAACAAACTATAACGGTCCATTTTTGATTGAAATGTGGTCGGAAAATTGTGCGACAGTTGAGGAAACAAAACAAGCTATTCAAGTCGCAAAAGACTTTTTATTACCAAAAATTGAGAAAGCGGGGTTACGTTAA
- a CDS encoding PTS ascorbate transporter subunit IIC, with product MDFLLSILNWFSQNILQKPAFFVGILVLIGYILLKKPWYDVFAGFVKATVGYMILNVASAGLVSTFRPILAALNYRFNIGAAVIDPYFGLTAANNYIMDNFPKFVGTATTALLIGFFLNIFLVAFRKITKVRTLFITGHIMVQQAATVTLMIILLIPSFRNQFWGTLAVGIVCGLYWAVSSNMTVEPTQRLTGGGGFAIGHQQQFAIWFVDKIAPKIGKKEENLDNLKLPTFLNIFHDTVVASATLMLVFFGAILYILGPDIMSNADVITSGTVYNPASQSFFMYVIETSFTFSVYLFILMQGVRMFVAELTNAFQGISSKLLPGSFPAVDVAASFGFGSPSAVLFGFATGLIGQLITILLLIIFKNPVLIITGFVPVFFDNAAIAVYADKRGGWKAAVVLSFLSGVIQVALGAVAVSLLNLGAYGGYHGNIDFEIPWVPFAYLFKYAGAIGYAIVCLFLLAIPQIQFARAKDKEAYYAGQVQPEE from the coding sequence ATGGATTTCCTATTATCAATTCTTAACTGGTTTTCACAAAATATTTTGCAAAAACCAGCGTTCTTTGTAGGTATCTTGGTTTTAATCGGATATATTCTTTTGAAGAAACCTTGGTATGATGTGTTTGCTGGATTTGTTAAGGCAACAGTAGGTTACATGATTTTAAATGTAGCTTCTGCGGGACTTGTTAGCACATTCCGTCCAATTCTTGCGGCATTGAATTATCGTTTTAATATTGGTGCGGCAGTTATTGACCCTTACTTTGGTTTGACGGCGGCTAATAATTATATTATGGATAATTTCCCTAAATTCGTTGGGACAGCAACAACAGCTTTGTTGATTGGTTTTTTCTTAAATATCTTCTTGGTGGCGTTTCGTAAGATTACAAAGGTGCGTACTTTGTTTATCACTGGTCATATCATGGTTCAGCAAGCAGCTACGGTTACTTTGATGATTATTCTATTGATTCCAAGCTTCCGCAATCAATTTTGGGGAACGTTGGCAGTAGGTATTGTTTGTGGGCTTTATTGGGCTGTTAGTTCAAATATGACTGTTGAGCCAACACAACGTTTGACTGGTGGCGGTGGGTTCGCTATTGGACACCAACAACAATTTGCTATTTGGTTTGTTGATAAGATTGCTCCGAAAATTGGGAAAAAAGAAGAAAATCTTGATAATCTTAAATTACCAACTTTCTTGAATATTTTCCATGATACTGTCGTCGCTTCTGCGACATTAATGTTGGTATTCTTTGGTGCCATTCTCTATATTTTGGGACCAGATATCATGTCAAATGCAGACGTTATCACATCTGGTACGGTTTATAATCCTGCAAGTCAATCGTTCTTTATGTATGTGATTGAGACATCGTTCACTTTCTCAGTTTATCTTTTCATTTTGATGCAGGGTGTACGTATGTTCGTTGCTGAGTTGACGAATGCTTTCCAAGGAATTTCAAGTAAGCTTCTTCCTGGTTCATTCCCAGCGGTCGATGTTGCAGCATCATTTGGCTTTGGTTCACCTTCAGCGGTACTGTTTGGTTTTGCGACAGGTCTTATTGGACAGTTGATTACCATTCTCTTATTGATTATTTTCAAAAATCCAGTTCTGATTATCACAGGATTTGTGCCAGTATTTTTTGATAATGCGGCTATCGCTGTTTACGCTGATAAACGTGGTGGTTGGAAAGCTGCGGTTGTCCTTTCTTTCCTATCTGGTGTTATTCAAGTGGCACTTGGTGCCGTTGCGGTATCACTTCTTAATCTCGGTGCATATGGTGGTTACCATGGCAATATTGACTTTGAAATTCCGTGGGTTCCATTTGCTTATCTTTTCAAATATGCTGGTGCGATTGGTTATGCTATTGTCTGCCTCTTCTTGCTTGCAATCCCTCAAATTCAGTTTGCAAGAGCAAAAGACAAGGAAGCTTACTATGCTGGTCAAGTTCAGCCTGAAGAGTAA